The following are encoded in a window of Caldicellulosiruptor danielii genomic DNA:
- a CDS encoding ABC transporter substrate-binding protein, giving the protein MPMKFSKKLIAIIVLIAFAAALIPLYTHAADFPVTVKDGKGYSITVKQKPQRILSLALQTDEILLNMVSRNRIIGLSIFADDKNNSNVVNLAKNVKGRYSSNDIEKIIAAKPDLVIVPYYIDKSKYDLLKKGLKCPIYVSLNPNSIANIKQEIINLSKLTGEIQKGQALIKYMDDKINAVQKKVKYLRKKKYVLFYTYYFNSTYGKNTTQHEIAKYAGVINIAAVAGLKGWPTITKEQILEWDPDIIVIPSASYNPKETSQQYVEKFKKDPAFKNLKAVKNNAVIILDDRHIQTVSHYIVEGVYDLAKAAYPYLFK; this is encoded by the coding sequence GTGCCGATGAAGTTTTCTAAGAAGCTAATTGCAATAATTGTTTTAATTGCATTTGCGGCAGCTTTAATTCCATTATATACTCATGCAGCCGACTTTCCTGTCACAGTCAAGGATGGAAAGGGATATAGCATAACTGTAAAACAGAAACCTCAGCGGATTTTGTCTCTTGCACTTCAAACAGATGAGATTTTGCTCAATATGGTATCAAGGAACAGAATCATTGGACTTTCTATATTTGCTGATGATAAGAACAATTCTAATGTCGTAAATCTTGCTAAGAATGTAAAAGGCAGATATTCGAGTAACGACATTGAAAAGATAATTGCGGCAAAACCTGACCTTGTGATAGTACCTTATTACATTGACAAGTCAAAGTACGATCTTTTGAAGAAAGGTCTTAAGTGTCCTATATATGTCAGCTTAAATCCAAATTCGATTGCAAATATCAAACAAGAGATTATAAATCTTTCAAAGCTAACAGGTGAAATCCAGAAAGGCCAGGCTCTTATAAAGTACATGGATGACAAAATAAATGCTGTCCAGAAAAAGGTAAAATACTTGAGAAAGAAAAAATATGTTCTTTTCTACACATACTATTTCAACTCAACATATGGCAAAAATACTACACAACATGAAATAGCAAAATATGCGGGAGTTATAAACATAGCTGCTGTTGCAGGTTTGAAAGGCTGGCCAACAATCACAAAAGAACAGATTTTAGAGTGGGACCCAGACATAATTGTCATTCCATCAGCTTCATATAATCCTAAGGAAACTTCTCAGCAATATGTGGAAAAGTTCAAAAAAGATCCTGCTTTCAAAAACCTGAAAGCTGTTAAAAACAATGCAGTAATTATACTTGACGACAGACACATTCAAACAGTTTCGCATTACATTGTAGAAGGTGTTTACGACTTAGCAAAGGCTGCTTATCCATATCTGTTTAAATAA